CGAGGATCTCGTCTTTGGAAACGGCCATTGTTTCTACTCCGTTGTGTGACAGGCCCGGTAACCGGGCCGTTCAACCTGGTTTCAGGCGCCCTGGGCTTCCTTCTGCTCGCGGACCGCACCAAGGGTACGGGCGAGCTTCGCCTGGGGCTCGTTGAGCGTACGCACGAACTTCTCGACCGGGGCCTTCATGGCCGCCAGGAGCTGGCTCAGGGCCTGCTCCCGGTTCGGCAGGCTGGCCAGGCGTTCCAGCTCGGAGGCCGGATGCACCTGCCCGCCCACGGCGACCAGCTGGACGGAGAGGTTCTCGTGCTTCTTGCCGAAGTCCTTGAGGAGCCGGGCGGCAGCGCCCGGATCCTCCAGGGAGAAGGCAAGCAGGAGAGGCCCGGAAAGGGACTCC
This region of Thiohalospira halophila DSM 15071 genomic DNA includes:
- the rplJ gene encoding 50S ribosomal protein L10, translating into MPLTLEEKKSVVAEVADVASSAHSAIAAEYRGLTAVEMTELRANARNEGVYLRVVKNTLAARAVAGTEFECIAESLSGPLLLAFSLEDPGAAARLLKDFGKKHENLSVQLVAVGGQVHPASELERLASLPNREQALSQLLAAMKAPVEKFVRTLNEPQAKLARTLGAVREQKEAQGA